From Luteolibacter sp. Y139, one genomic window encodes:
- a CDS encoding response regulator transcription factor produces MAASKTADSKPIRLILIEDHADFRESVSMVLTERGYDCVGGFSNMEDAIEAIRGGLEADLVLSDLGLPGMSGVEGIKKVRELLPKVQVLVLTAFTDKAKVFSALEAGAHGYLVKAGSATRLIATLEEVLAGGTPLDPKIAGMILQTFRQLSPIQGGETLSTREAEVLQLSAKGLTRQEVADQLGLSQHSVTEYIKRCFDKLHVRNLPAAVSEAIRRGLLDLS; encoded by the coding sequence GTGGCCGCCAGCAAGACCGCCGATTCCAAGCCGATCCGCCTGATCCTCATCGAGGACCACGCCGACTTCCGTGAATCCGTGTCGATGGTGCTTACCGAGCGCGGCTACGACTGCGTCGGCGGATTCTCGAACATGGAGGACGCGATCGAGGCGATCCGCGGCGGCCTGGAAGCGGATCTGGTGCTTTCCGACCTCGGCCTGCCCGGCATGAGCGGCGTGGAAGGGATCAAGAAGGTCCGCGAGCTCTTGCCGAAGGTGCAGGTGCTAGTGCTCACCGCCTTCACCGACAAGGCCAAGGTCTTCTCCGCGCTCGAGGCCGGCGCGCACGGCTATCTGGTGAAGGCCGGCAGCGCCACCCGGCTGATCGCCACCCTGGAGGAAGTCTTGGCCGGCGGCACGCCGCTCGATCCGAAGATCGCCGGGATGATTCTCCAGACCTTCCGCCAGCTGAGCCCGATCCAAGGAGGAGAAACCCTTTCCACCCGTGAGGCCGAGGTGCTCCAACTCTCCGCCAAGGGCCTGACCCGCCAGGAAGTCGCCGACCAGCTCGGCCTCAGCCAGCACTCGGTGACGGAATACATCAAACGCTGCTTCGACAAACTCCACGTCCGCAACCTGCCCGCGGCCGTCAGCGAGGCAATCCGGCGCGGCCTGCTCGACCTCTCCTGA